One Candidatus Synechococcus calcipolaris G9 genomic window carries:
- a CDS encoding LysR family transcriptional regulator: MRIEQLQAFLAVADTGSFQQAALQCGVSQPTISRQIQALEADLGAALFHRSNQTSLTLAGDIFLRRAKKMWQEWQTVHQELLELHQGKQTELCIGAIHSICTNFLPALLPKFCHQFPLVQLRVTALGSDRALKVLRDGLVDLVIVMNNHFTNQIAGLVSHTLYDEPIRLLMAAHHPLAQLPIIPWSDLRNYPQVIFKDGYGMRRLVEEEFLRRHTPLQAALELNTPEAFRGVIRESQMLAFLPESALSEAAKDPLLTIRDVMDNDQSSGLRRQVAVITTGDRLAIPPIDYLFKLIVAQSGMNLL, encoded by the coding sequence ATGCGCATTGAACAATTGCAGGCCTTTCTGGCCGTGGCAGATACGGGCAGTTTTCAGCAGGCGGCCCTTCAGTGTGGTGTGAGTCAACCCACCATTAGTCGTCAAATTCAGGCCCTAGAAGCGGATTTGGGGGCGGCCCTCTTCCATCGCAGTAACCAGACTAGTTTGACCTTGGCAGGAGATATTTTCCTCCGGCGGGCCAAGAAGATGTGGCAGGAATGGCAAACCGTCCACCAGGAACTTTTGGAGCTGCATCAGGGGAAACAAACCGAACTGTGTATTGGGGCGATCCATTCCATCTGTACAAATTTTTTACCCGCCCTTCTCCCTAAATTTTGCCACCAGTTTCCCCTGGTGCAATTGCGGGTGACGGCCCTAGGGAGCGATCGCGCCCTCAAGGTACTTAGGGATGGCTTAGTGGATTTAGTCATTGTGATGAACAATCACTTTACTAACCAAATTGCCGGTCTTGTTTCCCATACCCTTTACGATGAACCCATTCGCCTACTCATGGCCGCCCACCACCCCCTGGCCCAGTTGCCGATCATTCCCTGGTCAGACCTGAGGAACTACCCCCAAGTCATTTTCAAGGATGGCTATGGTATGCGTCGCCTCGTCGAAGAAGAATTTTTGCGCCGCCATACTCCCCTGCAGGCGGCCTTAGAATTAAATACCCCAGAAGCCTTTCGGGGCGTAATTCGGGAAAGTCAAATGTTAGCTTTTTTGCCGGAATCAGCCCTAAGTGAAGCGGCCAAGGATCCCCTCCTAACCATCCGAGATGTCATGGACAATGATCAATCTTCTGGCCTACGTCGCCAAGTTGCGGTGATTACCACCGGAGATCGTCTGGCCATTCCCCCCATTGATTACCTGTTTAAGTTAATTGTGGCCCAGTCTGGGATGAATCTGTTGTGA
- a CDS encoding anthranilate phosphoribosyltransferase family protein has translation MSNAFRELLKKVGSGTHTSKALTRQEAATAMGMMLTQEATPAQIGAFLIAHRIRRPTGEELAGMLDAFDQYGPQVPAIQSEKPVVILSQPYDGRDRTLPLGPLTSLVLAAAGIPVLQHGGDVMPTKAGVPLIDIWQGLGIHWRSLSLGQIQEILQNTDIGFVYLPEHFPLAHGLVPYREQIGKRPPLATVELIWCPYSGPAHIVAGFVHPPTELMMREALNLRGITEFTTVKGLEGSCDLPRERTGIIGLNRSLEGSESFSRLRLHAQDYGFAGKNPPWQGLSPGLREIKAVLAGEPGELHQALVWNSGFYLWQFYPMQTLEEGIQLTQELLEKGIVQEKLNQLQKMTHCRSISA, from the coding sequence ATGAGCAACGCCTTTCGAGAACTCCTCAAAAAAGTCGGTAGTGGCACCCACACCAGTAAGGCCCTGACCCGACAAGAAGCGGCCACCGCCATGGGAATGATGTTAACCCAGGAAGCAACACCTGCTCAGATTGGTGCCTTTTTAATTGCCCATCGCATCCGCCGTCCCACTGGCGAAGAATTGGCGGGAATGTTAGATGCCTTTGACCAGTATGGCCCCCAGGTTCCGGCGATCCAGTCTGAAAAACCTGTTGTTATTTTATCCCAACCCTACGATGGCCGCGATCGCACCCTTCCCCTCGGTCCCCTCACCAGCCTGGTTCTCGCCGCCGCTGGAATTCCCGTACTGCAACATGGCGGTGATGTCATGCCCACCAAGGCCGGGGTTCCCTTAATAGATATTTGGCAGGGATTGGGAATTCATTGGCGATCGCTCAGTTTGGGACAAATTCAGGAGATTTTGCAGAATACAGACATTGGGTTTGTCTATTTACCGGAACATTTTCCCCTCGCCCATGGTTTAGTCCCTTACCGAGAACAGATTGGTAAACGTCCCCCCCTTGCCACCGTGGAATTAATTTGGTGCCCCTATAGTGGCCCGGCCCATATCGTGGCCGGGTTTGTCCATCCACCCACAGAATTAATGATGCGCGAGGCCCTAAACCTAAGGGGGATCACAGAGTTTACAACCGTGAAAGGGTTAGAGGGCAGTTGTGATCTTCCTAGGGAGCGAACCGGAATTATCGGCTTAAATCGATCCCTAGAGGGGAGTGAATCCTTTAGCCGATTACGACTCCATGCCCAGGATTATGGATTTGCCGGCAAAAATCCGCCATGGCAAGGACTCTCCCCAGGACTCAGGGAAATAAAAGCTGTTTTAGCGGGAGAACCTGGGGAGCTTCATCAAGCCCTAGTCTGGAATAGTGGATTTTATCTATGGCAATTTTACCCCATGCAAACCTTGGAGGAGGGCATTCAATTGACGCAGGAACTCCTTGAGAAAGGCATTGTCCAAGAAAAATTAAATCAATTGCAAAAAATGACGCATTGCAGGAGTATTTCAGCGTAA
- a CDS encoding glycosyltransferase, translated as MNLSEAKSLRQLGLEKPIFVVPNSIDADEFKTLVHPDIFYQYFPHTRHKKIILFLGRIHPVKGLDLLIPAFAQAQAQYPDIHLVIAGPDSEGYLAKVKQLIHGYRCQDSVTFTGMLTGSLKLSALVASDIYVSTSYSEAFSISILEGMVSGLPCVITTGCNFTEAGDFGVTIVVEPKIEKIRDGLLDCLKNPLEAEMTGQRARKFVLENYTWEQMSFKFIETYQAIYAGNPLPYTD; from the coding sequence GTGAATCTATCTGAGGCGAAAAGTTTGCGGCAGTTGGGTTTAGAAAAGCCTATCTTTGTTGTTCCCAATAGTATTGATGCGGATGAGTTTAAGACCTTGGTGCATCCCGATATTTTTTATCAATATTTCCCCCATACTCGTCATAAAAAAATTATTTTATTTTTGGGTAGAATTCATCCAGTGAAGGGATTAGACCTTTTAATCCCTGCCTTTGCCCAGGCCCAGGCCCAATATCCGGATATTCATCTTGTGATTGCCGGGCCCGACAGTGAAGGATATTTAGCCAAGGTTAAACAACTTATCCATGGGTATCGTTGTCAAGATAGTGTAACGTTTACGGGGATGCTGACAGGTTCCCTGAAGTTGAGTGCATTGGTAGCCTCAGATATTTATGTGTCAACGTCCTATTCTGAGGCGTTTAGCATTTCAATTCTGGAGGGAATGGTTTCTGGATTACCCTGTGTCATTACGACGGGATGTAATTTTACGGAAGCGGGTGACTTTGGTGTGACAATAGTAGTTGAGCCAAAGATTGAAAAGATTCGTGATGGATTGCTTGATTGCTTAAAAAATCCTCTAGAAGCTGAAATGACTGGACAACGAGCACGAAAATTCGTCCTAGAGAATTATACCTGGGAACAAATGTCATTCAAGTTCATAGAGACCTACCAGGCAATTTATGCGGGAAACCCGTTACCCTATACTGACTGA
- a CDS encoding glycosyltransferase: protein MIPAVGSVYGGASKFITGLMRHLKKHLEVAHLITTNADGSKRLDVELNQWLETDGYSVQYFPCAKVGEYKLSREMAQWLWKNVKNYDVVHTHAVFSLTNWPAYWICQAQGIPYIVSCHGMLEPWCLEHKKLKKKLSII from the coding sequence GTGATTCCTGCCGTTGGCAGTGTCTATGGTGGTGCCTCAAAATTCATTACAGGTCTGATGCGCCATCTCAAAAAACACCTTGAGGTTGCTCATCTGATCACCACCAATGCTGATGGCAGTAAACGCCTGGATGTGGAGTTAAATCAATGGCTAGAGACCGATGGTTATTCTGTCCAGTATTTTCCCTGTGCTAAGGTCGGGGAATATAAGCTGAGTCGAGAGATGGCTCAGTGGCTATGGAAAAATGTTAAAAACTACGATGTTGTCCATACCCATGCGGTGTTCTCCCTCACGAATTGGCCCGCCTATTGGATTTGCCAGGCCCAAGGTATTCCCTATATTGTTTCGTGCCACGGCATGCTTGAGCCTTGGTGTCTTGAACATAAAAAGCTAAAAAAAAAATTGTCTATCATTTAA
- the rpmE gene encoding 50S ribosomal protein L31, protein MPKENIHPQWYPEAKVYCNGEVVMTVGSTQPELHVDIWSGNHPFFTGTQKIIDAEGRVERFRRKYSRSGAKAKTSPKGASTKNTKKSGK, encoded by the coding sequence ATGCCGAAAGAAAATATTCATCCCCAATGGTATCCTGAAGCCAAGGTGTACTGTAATGGTGAAGTTGTGATGACCGTTGGTTCAACCCAGCCCGAACTTCATGTAGATATTTGGTCCGGGAATCATCCCTTTTTTACGGGGACACAAAAAATCATTGATGCGGAGGGTCGAGTTGAGCGTTTCCGGCGTAAATATAGCCGAAGTGGTGCTAAAGCTAAGACATCACCGAAGGGAGCATCGACAAAAAATACGAAAAAGTCGGGGAAATAA
- the rpsI gene encoding 30S ribosomal protein S9, protein MQIADQSKRVVYLGTGRRKSSIARVRLIPGTGEFTVNGRPGNDYLQNNPTYLSLVRAPLETLGLESSYDIFVNATGGGLTGQADAIRLGVARALCELDGENRGPLKSEGYLTRDPRAKERRKYGLRKARKAPQYSKR, encoded by the coding sequence ATGCAAATTGCCGATCAGTCTAAACGGGTCGTTTATCTAGGTACAGGGCGGCGCAAATCGTCCATTGCCCGTGTTCGCCTTATCCCCGGTACAGGAGAATTCACCGTCAATGGTCGTCCGGGTAACGACTATCTCCAGAATAATCCCACCTATTTATCCCTCGTCAGAGCTCCCCTAGAGACCTTGGGACTAGAGAGTAGCTATGATATTTTTGTGAATGCGACGGGTGGTGGCTTAACGGGACAGGCCGATGCGATTCGCCTTGGTGTTGCCCGCGCCCTTTGTGAACTGGATGGAGAAAACCGTGGCCCGCTGAAAAGTGAAGGCTATTTAACCCGGGATCCACGGGCGAAGGAGCGGCGTAAGTACGGCTTACGCAAAGCTCGTAAGGCTCCCCAATATTCAAAACGGTAA
- the rplM gene encoding 50S ribosomal protein L13 — translation MSTLTKTYLPSMDTMTPQWYVIDAADQRLGRLATAIATILRGKNKPTYTPHMDTGDFVIIVNADKVAVTGKKRSQKLYRRHSGRPGGMKTETFSQLQSRIPERIVEQAVKGMLPKNSLGRHLFTKLKVYAGPEHPHQAQKPEILNINTIPGA, via the coding sequence ATGTCTACCCTAACAAAAACCTACCTTCCCAGTATGGATACCATGACACCCCAGTGGTATGTCATTGATGCCGCCGATCAACGCTTAGGTCGCCTAGCAACGGCGATCGCCACAATACTGCGGGGAAAAAACAAACCCACCTACACCCCCCACATGGACACTGGCGACTTTGTTATTATTGTGAACGCAGATAAAGTTGCTGTGACAGGTAAAAAGCGCAGTCAAAAACTCTATCGACGACACTCAGGCCGCCCAGGTGGAATGAAAACCGAAACTTTTAGCCAGCTTCAGTCTAGGATTCCCGAGCGCATTGTTGAGCAGGCAGTGAAGGGAATGTTACCTAAAAATTCCCTGGGACGGCATCTATTTACTAAGCTAAAAGTCTATGCTGGCCCTGAACATCCCCATCAGGCCCAAAAACCTGAGATTCTGAATATCAATACCATTCCAGGAGCTTAA
- the truA gene encoding tRNA pseudouridine(38-40) synthase TruA, with protein sequence MNAVEVTGTDPTTVGQRVALLIQYQGTNFHGWQRQLKQRTVQGEIEAAIAQISGHPVSVLAAGRTDTGVHAAGQVAHFNICSPIPAQRWASVLNSYLPPDILIRASALVALSWHARFSASWRRYRYTLYNDSRPNLFLRHLTWHYYHHPLDSGLMKSVLAPLVGRHHLSAFHRSGSRRAHSWVDVQDVTCERQGSLIEVEVQASGFLYGMMRLLMGLLVQVGAGLRAPENFTQIWQQEQRQDVKYAAPAAGLSLVGVGYPDSPFAGPVSQDLFPHLRFSHALPQLSIA encoded by the coding sequence ATGAACGCAGTTGAGGTGACGGGCACTGACCCGACGACGGTTGGCCAACGGGTGGCTCTTCTGATTCAGTATCAGGGGACAAATTTCCATGGTTGGCAACGTCAATTGAAACAGCGTACTGTCCAGGGAGAAATTGAGGCGGCGATCGCCCAAATCAGTGGTCATCCAGTGAGTGTCCTTGCCGCAGGCCGCACAGATACAGGTGTTCATGCGGCGGGTCAAGTTGCCCACTTTAATATTTGCTCTCCCATTCCAGCCCAACGCTGGGCCTCCGTTCTCAATAGCTACCTCCCCCCGGATATTTTGATCCGGGCCTCCGCTCTGGTGGCATTAAGTTGGCATGCCCGTTTTTCGGCCTCTTGGCGACGCTACCGCTATACCCTCTATAATGACTCCCGTCCTAATCTCTTTCTGCGGCACTTAACCTGGCACTATTATCACCATCCCTTGGACAGTGGCCTAATGAAATCCGTGCTTGCCCCCTTAGTGGGACGACATCATCTAAGTGCCTTTCATCGATCTGGCTCCCGAAGGGCCCATTCTTGGGTGGATGTACAGGATGTAACCTGTGAACGCCAAGGTTCCCTGATAGAAGTGGAGGTTCAAGCATCGGGATTTCTCTATGGGATGATGCGGCTTCTCATGGGGCTTTTGGTGCAGGTGGGTGCGGGCCTGAGAGCGCCCGAAAACTTTACGCAAATTTGGCAACAGGAGCAACGGCAAGATGTGAAGTATGCTGCACCCGCGGCCGGTTTATCCTTGGTGGGAGTAGGGTATCCTGATTCTCCCTTTGCGGGGCCGGTTTCCCAAGACCTTTTTCCCCACCTACGTTTTTCCCATGCCCTCCCCCAGCTATCCATTGCCTAG
- the rplQ gene encoding 50S ribosomal protein L17, producing the protein MRHRCRVPQLGLPADQRRAMLRSLTTELIRHGRITTTKARAQAVRSEAERMITLAKDGSLAARRQAMGFIFDKQLVHALFEKVPQRYGDRPGGYTRLIRTVRRRGDNAEMAVIELV; encoded by the coding sequence ATGCGTCACCGTTGCCGTGTCCCCCAATTAGGTCTTCCTGCTGATCAGCGGCGAGCCATGTTGCGATCGTTGACCACCGAATTAATTCGCCATGGTCGGATTACTACCACAAAGGCCCGTGCCCAAGCGGTGCGTTCCGAGGCGGAGCGGATGATTACCCTGGCCAAGGATGGTTCCCTTGCCGCCCGTCGTCAAGCCATGGGATTTATCTTTGATAAGCAATTGGTTCATGCCCTTTTTGAAAAAGTGCCGCAGCGGTATGGCGATCGCCCCGGTGGGTATACGCGCCTCATCCGTACTGTGCGGCGGCGGGGAGATAATGCAGAAATGGCTGTCATTGAGTTAGTGTAG
- a CDS encoding DNA-directed RNA polymerase subunit alpha: MGYQIECLETQVDDNYGQYGQFALHPLEPGQGTTVGNALRRVLLSNLPGYAVTAVRIAGVNHEFTTIPGVREDVMDILLQMKQLVVRGHTSEPQIGRIFAQAPANESLTVTAANIELSADVEVINFEHYIATLMPGSTLELEFRIERGYGYRSVERARDERGASLDYLQLDAVFMPVRKVNYSIDTSRVGTGNDDERVMQDYLTLEIWTNGSLSPQESLNHAAGILVDLFSPLKEAPLHAAEFTHSDDHDETGQIQIEQLNLSVRAYNCLKRAQVNTVADLLEYSQEDLLEIKNFGQKSAEEVIEALQKHLGITLPPQKAARS; encoded by the coding sequence ATGGGCTATCAGATTGAATGTTTAGAAACGCAGGTTGATGACAATTATGGCCAGTATGGCCAATTTGCCCTGCATCCCCTTGAGCCAGGCCAAGGAACAACCGTAGGTAATGCTCTGCGTCGTGTTTTACTATCAAATCTTCCTGGGTATGCCGTGACTGCGGTACGGATTGCTGGTGTTAACCATGAATTCACCACCATTCCAGGGGTACGGGAAGATGTCATGGATATTCTTTTGCAGATGAAGCAATTAGTGGTGAGGGGGCATACCTCTGAGCCGCAAATTGGTCGTATTTTTGCTCAGGCCCCTGCCAATGAGTCTCTTACCGTTACCGCAGCGAATATTGAGCTATCTGCTGATGTGGAAGTAATTAACTTTGAGCATTACATTGCCACACTAATGCCCGGATCTACCCTGGAACTAGAGTTTAGAATTGAGCGGGGTTACGGCTATCGTTCCGTGGAGCGTGCTCGGGATGAACGGGGAGCGTCCCTCGATTATCTCCAGTTAGATGCAGTATTTATGCCAGTCAGGAAGGTCAATTATAGTATTGACACGTCGCGGGTTGGTACTGGTAATGATGATGAGCGGGTCATGCAAGACTACCTGACCTTAGAAATTTGGACGAATGGTAGTTTGAGTCCCCAGGAGTCCCTCAACCATGCTGCGGGTATTCTGGTAGATTTATTTAGTCCTCTCAAGGAAGCTCCACTTCATGCGGCCGAGTTCACCCATAGTGATGACCACGATGAAACAGGGCAAATTCAAATCGAGCAGTTGAATCTTTCGGTGCGTGCTTACAATTGCCTAAAACGGGCCCAGGTTAATACCGTGGCGGATTTACTTGAGTATTCTCAGGAAGATTTGCTAGAGATTAAAAACTTTGGTCAAAAGTCTGCGGAAGAAGTGATTGAAGCTCTGCAAAAGCATCTAGGCATTACGCTGCCACCCCAAAAAGCTGCCCGCAGTTAG
- the rpsK gene encoding 30S ribosomal protein S11 gives MAQPQKRTGPRKQKRHVPSGVAHIQSTFNNTIITITDTNGEVISWASAGSSGFKGAKKGTPFAAQTAADGAARRAIDQGMRQIEVMVTGPGSGRETAIRALQGAGLEITLIRDVTPIPHNGCRPPKRRRV, from the coding sequence ATGGCACAGCCCCAAAAACGTACTGGCCCCCGCAAACAGAAGCGTCATGTCCCCAGTGGTGTGGCCCATATTCAGTCCACGTTTAACAACACCATTATTACGATTACCGACACGAACGGTGAGGTCATTTCTTGGGCCTCCGCTGGTTCAAGTGGTTTCAAAGGTGCGAAAAAGGGAACCCCTTTTGCCGCTCAAACCGCCGCAGATGGTGCAGCCCGTCGGGCGATCGATCAAGGAATGCGGCAAATCGAGGTTATGGTGACTGGCCCGGGGTCAGGTCGAGAAACGGCCATTCGTGCCCTGCAAGGGGCCGGCTTAGAAATTACCCTGATCCGGGATGTTACCCCCATTCCCCACAATGGTTGTCGTCCACCAAAACGTCGCCGAGTTTAG
- the rpsM gene encoding 30S ribosomal protein S13 yields the protein MARISGVDLPRDKRIEIALTYIYGIGLSRSQEILERTGVNPDTRTKDLADSDIASLRAAIDDYEVEGDLRRLEAMNIKRLMDIGSYRGRRHRMGLPVRGQRTRTNARTRRGGRRTVAGKKKAAAKK from the coding sequence ATGGCTCGCATTTCTGGTGTTGATTTACCGCGTGACAAACGCATTGAAATTGCCCTTACCTATATTTATGGCATTGGCTTATCCCGTTCTCAGGAAATTCTAGAGCGCACGGGGGTTAATCCTGATACCCGAACGAAGGATCTAGCAGATTCAGATATTGCCTCCCTGCGGGCTGCCATTGATGACTACGAAGTAGAAGGTGACTTACGTCGCCTAGAAGCCATGAATATCAAGCGATTGATGGACATTGGTAGTTATCGTGGTCGTCGCCATCGTATGGGTTTGCCGGTTCGGGGACAGCGGACACGCACCAATGCCCGGACTCGTCGGGGTGGTCGTCGCACGGTGGCTGGCAAGAAGAAAGCCGCAGCGAAGAAATAG
- the rpmJ gene encoding 50S ribosomal protein L36: MKVRASVKKICEKCRVIRRRGRVMVICSNPKHKQRQG, encoded by the coding sequence AGCATCGGTGAAGAAAATCTGTGAAAAATGCCGCGTCATCCGCCGTCGGGGACGGGTAATGGTCATTTGCAGTAACCCCAAGCATAAGCAGCGTCAGGGTTAA